The sequence below is a genomic window from Kiritimatiellia bacterium.
CCCCTGTTGACCTCCGATTACGTATACGCCGCGCTGTCCCCCTTGAGCCTGATCCTCCTCGATGCGAGCATCGCCTACGGCATCGCCACGCGTCGCATCATGGAGGCCACTGAACTGTTGCGTCGCGTCACGGCCTACGCGCTGCTCACGACCTACCTGCTGGCCTTGTATCTCGCCGTCTGGTTTCCGGTCCATGACCTGACGCGGCGAATCTACGGGGAGTCCCTGCTCCCGCACATGGCCGCGGCCCTGGCCGTGGCGCTCTCCATGGCCCCGGCCTACGGGCGGCTGCAGCGCTTCTCCGCCCGGCTCTTCGTCAATGCGCGCCCGCTCAACGTGGCGACCGTTGTCCAGCGCGCCAGCCGGATCCTGGACTCCATCGGCACCATGGGCGACCTGCTCCAGCGCTTTGCCCGCGGTATCGCCGAGGCCGTGGACACGGACCGGGTCGTGATCCTCCTGCTCGGCCCGGAGACGTACGTTCAACAGTACCCCGACCCCCTCGCCGCGGCGGCCCTGTCGCTGGCGCCGGACGATGCCCTGGTCCGGGCGGTCCGGGAGCATGGCGAACCGTTGAGCGTGGACGTGGTCGAGCGCATCCGTCCGGCGCCGCTGCTGGCGGAAGCCGCCCGGCGCCTGAAAACCCTTCACGCGGCCATCGCCGCGCGTATCCATTCCAAGGACGGACTGGAGGGGCTGCTGTTGATGGGGCCCCGGTTGTCGGGACGCATCTACGGATCGGTGGAACTGGAGGCGCTGCCAATCCTGTGCAACCAGCTGGCCGTTGCCTTGGAGAACGCGCGCCTCTATACCCAGGTGCAGAACAGCAAAATCTACCACGAGATACTGCTCGACAGCCTGGTCAACGGCGTGATCGCGATCAACGAGGATCGCAAGGTCACGGTGTTCAATCGCGAGGCGCAACGCATCACGCGGCTCCAGCCGTCGGAGGTGCTGGGCCGGCTGGTCTCGGGTCTCCCGCCGCCCCTGGTATCCGCGCTGAACAACGCTTTCGACCGCGGGCGCGGACGCCGCGACCAGGACGTGGTGTTGCTGCACGAGGGCGGCGAGGAAACCCCCGTCCGCCTGGGCAGTTCGGTCTTCCATGGACATACCGGCCAGGTCCTGGGCGCCCTCGTGGTGTTCGCCGACCTCACGGCCCTGCGGCGCCTGGAAATGCAAGTGCGGCGCACGGACCGGCTCGCCAGCCTCGGCACGCTGGTCGCCGGCATGGCCCACGAAATCAAGAACCCGCTCGTGTCCATCAAGACTTTCACCCAGTTGCTGCCGGAGCGGTACGAGGACCCGGATTTCCGCATCACCTTCTCGTCACTCGTGGGGGACGAGGTGCAGCGGATCGACACGATCGTCAACCAGTTGCTTCACTTCAGCCGGCCCGCGCGGCCGCACCTGGTCCCTACGCCCCTGCACCAGGTTCTCCATTCCACGCTCCAACTGGTAACCCAGCAGGCACGGCAGAAAGGAATCGAGATGGCCATTCAGCTCCATGCGTCCCGGGACCGTGTCCGCGCGGATGCGAATCAGCTCAACCAGGCTTTCGTCAATGTCTTGCTCAACGGCATGGATGCCATCCACGGCGCCGACAGGGCGATCATCATCGCCACGGAGAACCTGGAGGCGGTGCCATATGCCGCCCGGTTCGCGGACAGCACCCAGGATGTCGGCCCGCCGTATATCCGCGTGGGCATCACGGACACGGGCGAGGGCATCCCGCCCGAAAACCTTGCCCGGGTGTTCGATCCCTTTTTCACTACTAAGAATCATGGAACGGGCCTGGGTCTCTCCGTCGCGCACGGCATTGTTCAGGAACATGGCGGCATCATGGACGTGAGCAGCGAGGTGGGCAGGGGGACGACGTTCCACCTCTATTTTCCCCTGCTGCCGCCCGGGGAGCCCGCAGCATGAAGCCCGTGCCGCTGGTACATCTCTATACCCAGGACGAGGTCCTTGTCCGGCGTGCGTGCGGCTTGTTGGACGGACTCGCCGTGGTGCGGCCCGTGGCGACGCCGGCGGCTTTCGAAGCCCTCTTCGACCGGGGCGCCGGCCTGCTGGCGGTGGTCGACCTGCGGGCCGATGAGGCGGTGCCGCTGATCCGGGGCGTGATGGAGATAGAACCCCGCGCGGTCGTCGTGGCCCTGGGCGTTCCCGGCTCGGAACCGGCACGCGCCGCGGACGCCGCCGGCGTGTATGCCGTCGAGGACCCCGAGTTGACCCGGGCCCGCTTTCAGCAGCTTATCTTGCATGCGGCCGGCCATCTCCGCCTCCTGCATGAGAACGAGGCCTGGCGGCAGGAGGCCCTGGCGGTCCGGGCCCGGCCCGAGCCCGAGGCTTCCGCGCGGCGGCCCCCGCCGCGCTACCCCGGAAATCTCTGTCCCGTAGGCGACGTGGAAACGCTGCTGCAATCCATGGCGGAGGATGTGGCCGCGTCGGTGAGAGTGTCCCGCGTGGGCATCTTCTGCCGCGCGCGCGACAGCGAGACTTTTAAGTGGCGGGGCGGCCTTCGCTGCCTGGAGGGCGTCGAGGCGCTCGAGTATGGGCCGCGCGACGCGCTGGTGCGGTGGCTCGCCCTGCACGCGCACCTGGTCTCCCGTGAAAATCTCTCGCATGTCCGTGAAGCCGACGCACGCTGGCTTCTGCAGCAGACCCTCGATACGCTGGGCGCTGAAATCCTGCTGCCGCTGCAGGCCCGCGGCCGACTGCTCGGATGGTTGTACGTCGGCCACCGTGTCACGGGCCTGCCGTTCGAGTCCGTCCACTTGGAGGACCTCGCGGCGCTGGCCGAACACGTCTCCACCACCCTGGAGCACGCCCTGCTGTACGAGGAACTGGCCGTCCAGAAAACGCTGGCCGAAACCCTCTTGCAAAGCCTGCCCACGGGCATTGTGGCCGTGGATGCCGAGGGCATCATCCGCTGGTTCAACGACGAGGCCGCGCGGATTTTCCAGGCCGCCGCCGACCAGGTCATGGGCCGGAAGGTGGAGGCTCTGGGTGCCGGCCCCGCTGACCTGATTCGGCGTGCCCTGGCCGGGGAGGCCCTGCGGCACCCGCAGGAGTGGCGCGAGCCCGGCGGGCGGGACGTCCTCACGGCCCGGGCGCAACGGCTCGACAGCGCTTCCGGCTGCCTGGGCGCGGTCCTCTTCGTGCAGGACGTCACCGCCGAGCGCGAACTGAAGGAACGGCAGGCGCAGGTGGAACGGGCCGCGTTCTGGGCGGAACTGGCCGCGGGCATGTCCCACGAGATACGTAACCCGCTGGTCGCCATCAAGACCTTCGCGCAACTCCTGCCCGAGCGATACGAGGAGGACGAGTTCCGGCACGAGTTTGCCGAAGTCGTCTCACAGGAGGTGGATCGTCTCAACCGCATCATCGACCACATTAACCGCTTTGCGCACCCGCCTAGGCTGAATCTCGAAAACGCGGCCGTGCGGGACGTCATCGACCAGGGACTTGAAATGGTCCGCCAGGTCGCGTTCCCGACCGGCATCCCCGTGCACCAGGAACTCGATCACGACCTTTGGCCCATCCGGGGTGACGCCCGCGCCCTCGCGGAATGCGTGATGCATCTCGTCGTCAATTCCCTCGAGGCCGCCCAGGGCCGGAGCGACCCCCGCGTGGAACTGGTGGCGCGCAATGCGGCCGGAGCCGAATCCGGGCGGCATGTCCTGTTAGCGGTCGTGGACAACGGGCCGGGCATGGATCCCGGGATCCGCGACAAGGTCTTTTCCCCGTTCTATACCACGAAGGCGCGGGGCATGGGGCTGGGCCTGGCCATCGTACAGCGCGTGGTCATGGACCATAACGGCACCATACACGTGGAGACCGGCCCCGACGGCACCGAGGTAACCCTGCGGCTGCCGGCCGCCATGGAGACGCCGACATGAAGCATCTTCTGATCGTGGATGACGAATTGGGAAGCCGGGAATCCCTCAAGCAGGTCTTCGTGCGCGACTATCGCGTGTCGCTGGCGGCCGACGCGGCCGAAGCGCTAAGGATCCTCGCGCTCGGCGACGTGGACCTCGTGTTGCTGGATGTCCTGATGCCGCAGCGTGACGGACTATCCCTGCTCCGGGAGATCATGGAAAGCTACGCCCACGTGGCCGTGATCATGGTCAGCGGGTCGACATCCGTCCGCCCCGTGGTCGAATCGATCCAGGCCGGAGCCCTGGACTACCTGCCCAAGCCGTTCGAGGTGGACGATGCCCGGCGCATGGTTGCCCGCGCCCTGGAGCGCGCGGCGCTCAAGCGGAAGGTCGAGGCCCTCCAGCGGGAGGTGCTGCGCGAGTATCCCGTGCAGGATATCATCGGCCAGGCGCCGTCCTTCCTCCACGCCATCGAGACCATCCGCAAGTCCGCCGAGAGCGCCGCCACGGTGTTGATCGAGGGCGAGAGCGGCACCGGCAAGGAATTGATGGCGCGTCTCCTGCATGCCCGGAGCGGCCGGCACGACGAGCCCTTTGTCGCCGTCCATTGCGCCTCCCTGCCGGAAACGCTCATGGAGAGCGAATTGTTCGGCCACGAGAAGGGCGCCTTCACCAGCGCCGACCGGCGTCGAGCGGGACGTTTCGACATGGCCGGGGCCGGGACGATCTTCTTTGATGAAATCGGCGAGATGCCGTTGACCACGCAGGTCAAGCTGCTGCGGGTGCTCCAGGAGCACGAGTACATGCGGGTTGGCGGAACCCAGCTCATCAAGACCCGCGCCCGCGTGGTGGCGGCGACGTCCCGCGATCTCCGCGCGGAAGTGACGGCGCATCGTTTCCGGGACGATCTCTTCTACCGTTTGAACGTGGTGCCCGTCCGGCTCCCTCCCCTGCGCGAGCGCCGCGAGGATATCCCCCTCCTGCTGGACCATTTCCTCGGGGTGCTCCGCGGGCCGTTGAATGCGCGCGCCCAGCGCTTCGGCGGCGCGGCGCGGGTGCTGATCGAACGGTACGATTGGCCCGGCAACGTGCGGGAATTGCGCAACCTGGTCGAACGCGCGCTGGTCCTGCACGGCCACCAGGAGGAACTCACCCCGGAGGCCCTGCCCATGGAAATCCGCTATCCGCCGCCCTCCGGCGGCGCGGCCGCGCCTCGCTCACTGGAGGAGGCCGTCAATGATTTCGAACGGAGACTGGTGGCCAAGGCACTCGCCGAGACGGGCGGAGTGCAGACGCGGGCCGCCGAGCGGTTGGGGACCACTCGGCGAATCCTTCGCTACCGCATGGATAAGCTGAAGATCAGCGGGGCGGAAGGATAGGGTATTCCTGCGGCCAGCGTTGTCGGCCGGCCCTCAATCGTGATAAGTTCTGTTTAGCATCCGGGAGTGGAAGCCTATGAAATCCTACCGCAAGGAACTCTGGTTCAACACGCCGGCGCGCCGGGCATTCGTCAACATCACGCCGCAGGTCGAGGACTGCCTGCGCGAGAGCGGCATCCGCGAGGGCCTGCTGCTCTGCAATGCCATGCACATCACCGCCAGCGTGTTCATCAACGACAACGAGAGCGGGCTCCACGCCGACTTCGAAAAGTG
It includes:
- a CDS encoding PAS domain-containing protein; the encoded protein is MSPVQASLLVTLALNLAMGIFVLATQPGRALNRVFFGLSLVLAGWLIGVWSITLADTAFWAEFWIRQAYAVALLIPIVGQYLRQAVVDHGSRRIPRVRHGAALWLATGALAALCQTPFFLKEVQMPTAGPGLPYAVYGPGLYVFTAYYLAAWCLLVGRLIRDARHATGIVRAELYFVLLGLPSGLLFGVLCSIVLPLLTSDYVYAALSPLSLILLDASIAYGIATRRIMEATELLRRVTAYALLTTYLLALYLAVWFPVHDLTRRIYGESLLPHMAAALAVALSMAPAYGRLQRFSARLFVNARPLNVATVVQRASRILDSIGTMGDLLQRFARGIAEAVDTDRVVILLLGPETYVQQYPDPLAAAALSLAPDDALVRAVREHGEPLSVDVVERIRPAPLLAEAARRLKTLHAAIAARIHSKDGLEGLLLMGPRLSGRIYGSVELEALPILCNQLAVALENARLYTQVQNSKIYHEILLDSLVNGVIAINEDRKVTVFNREAQRITRLQPSEVLGRLVSGLPPPLVSALNNAFDRGRGRRDQDVVLLHEGGEETPVRLGSSVFHGHTGQVLGALVVFADLTALRRLEMQVRRTDRLASLGTLVAGMAHEIKNPLVSIKTFTQLLPERYEDPDFRITFSSLVGDEVQRIDTIVNQLLHFSRPARPHLVPTPLHQVLHSTLQLVTQQARQKGIEMAIQLHASRDRVRADANQLNQAFVNVLLNGMDAIHGADRAIIIATENLEAVPYAARFADSTQDVGPPYIRVGITDTGEGIPPENLARVFDPFFTTKNHGTGLGLSVAHGIVQEHGGIMDVSSEVGRGTTFHLYFPLLPPGEPAA
- a CDS encoding PAS domain-containing protein, with the protein product MKPVPLVHLYTQDEVLVRRACGLLDGLAVVRPVATPAAFEALFDRGAGLLAVVDLRADEAVPLIRGVMEIEPRAVVVALGVPGSEPARAADAAGVYAVEDPELTRARFQQLILHAAGHLRLLHENEAWRQEALAVRARPEPEASARRPPPRYPGNLCPVGDVETLLQSMAEDVAASVRVSRVGIFCRARDSETFKWRGGLRCLEGVEALEYGPRDALVRWLALHAHLVSRENLSHVREADARWLLQQTLDTLGAEILLPLQARGRLLGWLYVGHRVTGLPFESVHLEDLAALAEHVSTTLEHALLYEELAVQKTLAETLLQSLPTGIVAVDAEGIIRWFNDEAARIFQAAADQVMGRKVEALGAGPADLIRRALAGEALRHPQEWREPGGRDVLTARAQRLDSASGCLGAVLFVQDVTAERELKERQAQVERAAFWAELAAGMSHEIRNPLVAIKTFAQLLPERYEEDEFRHEFAEVVSQEVDRLNRIIDHINRFAHPPRLNLENAAVRDVIDQGLEMVRQVAFPTGIPVHQELDHDLWPIRGDARALAECVMHLVVNSLEAAQGRSDPRVELVARNAAGAESGRHVLLAVVDNGPGMDPGIRDKVFSPFYTTKARGMGLGLAIVQRVVMDHNGTIHVETGPDGTEVTLRLPAAMETPT
- a CDS encoding sigma-54-dependent Fis family transcriptional regulator; this translates as MKHLLIVDDELGSRESLKQVFVRDYRVSLAADAAEALRILALGDVDLVLLDVLMPQRDGLSLLREIMESYAHVAVIMVSGSTSVRPVVESIQAGALDYLPKPFEVDDARRMVARALERAALKRKVEALQREVLREYPVQDIIGQAPSFLHAIETIRKSAESAATVLIEGESGTGKELMARLLHARSGRHDEPFVAVHCASLPETLMESELFGHEKGAFTSADRRRAGRFDMAGAGTIFFDEIGEMPLTTQVKLLRVLQEHEYMRVGGTQLIKTRARVVAATSRDLRAEVTAHRFRDDLFYRLNVVPVRLPPLRERREDIPLLLDHFLGVLRGPLNARAQRFGGAARVLIERYDWPGNVRELRNLVERALVLHGHQEELTPEALPMEIRYPPPSGGAAAPRSLEEAVNDFERRLVAKALAETGGVQTRAAERLGTTRRILRYRMDKLKISGAEG
- a CDS encoding secondary thiamine-phosphate synthase enzyme YjbQ, producing MKSYRKELWFNTPARRAFVNITPQVEDCLRESGIREGLLLCNAMHITASVFINDNESGLHADFEKWLEKLAPEKPYSQYAHNGAEDNADAHLKRTVMGREVVVAVSGGQHDFGPWESIFYGEFDGRRRKR